The following are from one region of the Nocardia terpenica genome:
- a CDS encoding SDR family NAD(P)-dependent oxidoreductase has product MTRTFQLSGSKVLLTGATGGLGHAIARSLKECGAELILTGRRVDVLERLASELDARSIVADLGAADDLTKLLDVAGPVDVLIANAGLPAGGHVLDFNVAELDEAIAVNLRAPIMLARGVAESMRARRRGHIVFMGSIGGRVPSGDTTVYNATKFGLRGFALSMRQDLHGSGVGVSLVEPGFVREAGMFADSGARLPPWFRTVSPEQVAAAVVRATRDDVAEIVVAPFDLRLGVTLGTLAPALASRLQPLLGVRLDPPKT; this is encoded by the coding sequence ATGACCCGAACGTTTCAGTTGTCGGGGTCGAAGGTCTTGCTGACCGGTGCTACGGGTGGCCTCGGTCATGCAATTGCGAGATCGCTCAAGGAGTGTGGGGCCGAACTAATTCTGACTGGCCGACGCGTCGATGTGCTCGAGCGCTTGGCCTCCGAACTCGACGCTCGATCGATCGTCGCTGATCTCGGCGCCGCCGACGATCTGACGAAGCTGCTGGACGTGGCGGGCCCTGTCGATGTCCTGATCGCCAATGCAGGACTACCCGCAGGTGGTCATGTGCTCGATTTCAATGTTGCAGAGCTCGATGAAGCCATAGCCGTCAATCTGCGTGCACCCATCATGCTGGCGCGAGGTGTGGCCGAGTCCATGCGTGCGAGGCGACGTGGCCACATAGTGTTCATGGGATCCATCGGCGGTCGGGTCCCGTCGGGCGACACGACCGTTTACAACGCGACCAAGTTCGGCCTTCGCGGGTTCGCCCTGAGTATGCGTCAAGATTTGCACGGTAGTGGGGTCGGCGTTTCGCTGGTCGAACCCGGATTCGTCCGCGAGGCAGGCATGTTCGCCGACAGTGGTGCGCGCCTGCCGCCGTGGTTCCGCACGGTGTCACCGGAACAGGTTGCCGCCGCGGTGGTCCGCGCAACCCGAGACGATGTCGCCGAGATCGTTGTCGCCCCCTTCGACCTACGGCTGGGCGTCACCCTCGGAACACTCGCTCCAGCACTCGCTTCCCGTCTCCAGCCCCTGCTCGGTGTCCGGCTCGACCCACCGAAAACGTGA
- a CDS encoding cutinase family protein, translating to MTSFSTLGRAVALVCGVALALLAGTAPAQAVPIGPGCPALYIIGIQGTGQSSPTADPRADTGVVGALIGPVVAAVPGLVQRAYIPYGAGFGGAVPGGGTAPYADSVADAARLAMAAAAEVVAACPSTLLAGVGYSQGAQAMSVFAQQVGAGGGPVPADRIAAIVLYADPDRPADAATIPGRPGQTVPDPAPGTSGAAVSGVQLTAVSAGGSGIAADGASYGALTGRVASICVDGDLACSAPDHAALLRVGAQIAAQADLRDPLAALGSLSAVLSRALGDAWTTVVLNDFRVDGGSVDYVPAETLARRLIDASDPRIPAPTPADTAAAAARWGQITAAVANNLLGVVPRLVGELSAAWGQLLADDADLTNPAVWAHYANTIAVHNGYAVSGQLASGIAWLIAVAHDLAWRHP from the coding sequence GTGACCAGTTTTTCGACGTTGGGCCGGGCCGTCGCGCTGGTGTGCGGTGTGGCGTTGGCGCTGTTGGCGGGGACGGCGCCAGCGCAGGCGGTGCCGATCGGTCCTGGCTGTCCGGCGCTGTACATCATCGGCATTCAAGGCACCGGGCAGTCGTCACCCACGGCCGATCCCCGCGCTGATACCGGGGTGGTGGGTGCGTTGATCGGGCCGGTGGTGGCTGCGGTACCTGGTCTGGTGCAGCGCGCCTATATCCCCTACGGGGCCGGATTCGGTGGCGCTGTGCCCGGCGGCGGCACCGCCCCGTACGCCGATTCGGTCGCCGACGCCGCGCGCCTGGCTATGGCGGCGGCGGCCGAGGTGGTGGCGGCGTGCCCGTCGACACTGCTGGCCGGTGTCGGGTATTCCCAAGGCGCGCAAGCGATGTCGGTGTTCGCGCAACAGGTGGGAGCGGGCGGTGGGCCGGTGCCTGCGGATCGGATCGCGGCCATCGTGCTGTACGCCGATCCTGATCGGCCCGCGGACGCCGCCACGATTCCCGGCCGTCCAGGGCAGACGGTTCCGGATCCGGCTCCCGGGACCAGCGGCGCGGCGGTCAGCGGTGTGCAGCTGACGGCGGTGTCGGCTGGGGGGAGCGGGATCGCTGCGGATGGTGCCTCGTACGGTGCCCTGACCGGGCGGGTCGCATCGATCTGCGTCGACGGTGACCTGGCGTGCTCGGCGCCCGACCACGCGGCGCTGCTGCGGGTCGGCGCGCAGATCGCCGCCCAAGCCGATCTGCGCGATCCGCTCGCCGCGCTCGGCTCGCTGTCCGCCGTGCTGTCGCGCGCTCTGGGGGATGCGTGGACCACGGTGGTGCTCAACGATTTTCGCGTCGACGGCGGCTCGGTGGATTACGTGCCCGCCGAGACGCTGGCGCGTCGGCTGATCGACGCTTCCGACCCGCGCATCCCGGCCCCGACCCCTGCGGACACTGCTGCCGCGGCGGCGCGGTGGGGCCAGATCACGGCGGCTGTCGCGAACAACCTTCTCGGCGTGGTGCCGCGGCTGGTGGGGGAGTTGTCGGCGGCGTGGGGGCAGTTACTGGCCGACGACGCTGATCTGACCAATCCGGCGGTGTGGGCGCATTACGCGAACACCATCGCTGTCCACAACGGCTACGCGGTCAGCGGCCAGCTCGCCTCGGGCATCGCCTGGCTGATCGCCGTCGCCCACGACCTCGCCTGGAGGCACCCATGA
- a CDS encoding lipase family protein, which produces MTDIQHPDNTLPSDPSTDTDSVPATTDDLYEQRVVEHGRQPGDLLRLRKVATPQLRDTADAWLIVYVSKDSFDEPIAVSGIVIVPDTAAALGAGPILVYDPPFHGLGGRCAPSQRLAAGDEPDAGRIDAALDRGWTVAVPDGEGFVAPGPHTFLAARAAGHTTLDMARAVRALPDIDADGPVLIWGYADGGRAAITAAELHPVYAPEVGLRGVAAGAVIADPAALATHIEHSPWAVLGLAGLVGLSRAYAHLPLRHVLTEQGREAAALAGELDAARLAERFPEPLGRWCVREDPWNDPMWRFVLGEERRGRTGPVVPVHLYHGLDDPVVPVEHGLRVYDTYDALDVDVSWRTYPTGHRGTAATAANEILTRLADDLHRPL; this is translated from the coding sequence ATGACCGACATCCAGCACCCTGACAACACGCTGCCGTCCGACCCGTCGACCGACACCGACTCCGTTCCCGCCACTACGGACGATCTGTACGAGCAGCGGGTGGTCGAGCACGGCAGGCAGCCGGGGGATCTGCTGCGGCTGCGGAAGGTCGCGACGCCGCAGTTGCGCGATACCGCCGATGCCTGGCTGATCGTGTACGTGTCGAAGGACTCGTTCGACGAACCGATCGCGGTGTCGGGCATCGTCATCGTCCCCGACACGGCCGCCGCCCTCGGCGCGGGCCCGATTCTGGTGTACGACCCACCGTTCCACGGCCTCGGTGGCCGATGTGCGCCCTCGCAGCGGTTGGCCGCCGGAGACGAGCCCGACGCGGGTCGGATCGACGCGGCGCTGGACCGGGGCTGGACGGTCGCAGTCCCCGACGGCGAAGGGTTCGTCGCTCCCGGCCCGCATACGTTCCTCGCCGCCCGTGCCGCCGGGCACACCACGCTGGATATGGCGCGGGCGGTGCGGGCGCTGCCCGATATCGACGCTGACGGCCCGGTGTTGATCTGGGGGTACGCCGACGGGGGCCGCGCGGCGATCACGGCCGCGGAACTACATCCCGTCTATGCCCCCGAGGTCGGGCTGCGAGGGGTCGCGGCCGGGGCCGTGATCGCCGACCCCGCCGCGCTCGCCACCCACATCGAGCACAGCCCGTGGGCGGTGCTGGGCCTGGCGGGCCTGGTCGGACTGTCTCGCGCCTACGCGCATCTGCCGCTGCGGCACGTACTCACCGAGCAAGGCCGCGAGGCCGCGGCGCTGGCCGGGGAACTCGACGCGGCGCGGTTGGCGGAGCGGTTCCCGGAACCGTTGGGCCGCTGGTGCGTTCGTGAGGATCCCTGGAACGACCCGATGTGGCGGTTCGTCCTCGGTGAGGAACGACGCGGCAGGACCGGGCCAGTAGTGCCGGTGCACCTGTACCACGGCCTCGACGACCCCGTCGTACCGGTCGAACACGGCCTGCGCGTCTACGACACCTACGACGCCCTGGACGTCGATGTCAGCTGGCGCACCTACCCCACCGGGCACCGCGGGACCGCCGCGACAGCAGCGAACGAAATCCTCACCCGCCTCGCCGACGACCTGCACCGGCCCCTGTAG
- a CDS encoding cutinase family protein → MMLWHNTNSVRALLQAAVAAGTAVIVTVVAVSAVADPVGAPLGASCPALYVLGVQGPDETSPDAAPTTDTGALGQLFGPLDANAGALVQRAYVRYGYRDDGTALPYDQAVSDADQRLEAMARDVEQRCPATRIAAAGYGQGAAAVAAFAHRVGGGADPIPAGAVAGIALLADPHRAPGAPVFPGRPGQATPDPAPGATGTATGQVQLVTTTPAGAGIDQNPTPTGQDTSFGSLTGRVADLCAAGDMTCDTPAGSPLAQTIHNIAAQSDLRDPVSAIATTAQALAATAWKTAAGVVTEDLSGDSLDQLSYQPTKSLGQRLAEASDPNTPVPGPDQALAVLFRLGTIGFNTVVSVAQKVFTPATIAELATVGMANPVAAIADLGTKVAGAVAELIPPQTALGWVDQAFDAISSTVTDNTQLYQLAARTQYSDTAGRQGSYTSVPATTSGDPPLTAVADWFTALAHDLGDRTGQTSTAPLAASPPPDSSSATEPSTTDSPSPTAPDSSAAPMSGTTDPFG, encoded by the coding sequence ATGATGTTGTGGCACAACACCAATAGCGTACGCGCGCTGCTGCAGGCCGCCGTCGCGGCGGGCACCGCGGTCATCGTGACGGTGGTAGCGGTGTCGGCGGTCGCGGACCCCGTCGGGGCTCCGCTGGGAGCCTCGTGCCCGGCACTGTACGTGCTGGGTGTGCAAGGCCCCGACGAGACGTCCCCGGACGCCGCACCCACCACCGATACCGGGGCGCTCGGGCAACTGTTCGGACCTCTCGACGCGAACGCGGGAGCGTTGGTGCAGCGCGCCTACGTGCGCTACGGGTACCGCGATGACGGCACCGCACTGCCCTACGACCAGGCCGTCTCCGACGCCGATCAACGTCTGGAAGCGATGGCCCGCGACGTCGAACAGCGGTGCCCGGCCACCAGAATCGCCGCCGCCGGATACGGGCAGGGCGCCGCGGCGGTCGCCGCCTTCGCCCACCGAGTCGGCGGCGGTGCCGACCCGATCCCCGCCGGCGCCGTCGCCGGGATAGCCCTGCTCGCCGACCCCCACCGCGCACCGGGTGCACCCGTCTTTCCCGGACGTCCCGGGCAAGCCACCCCCGACCCGGCGCCCGGCGCGACCGGCACCGCCACCGGCCAGGTCCAGCTGGTCACCACCACCCCCGCCGGGGCGGGGATCGACCAGAACCCCACTCCCACAGGGCAGGACACCAGCTTCGGGTCGTTGACCGGGCGGGTCGCGGACCTGTGTGCGGCCGGGGACATGACCTGCGATACCCCGGCCGGATCGCCACTGGCGCAAACGATTCACAACATCGCCGCCCAATCCGACCTGCGCGATCCGGTCTCGGCCATCGCGACCACCGCGCAAGCCCTCGCCGCCACCGCCTGGAAAACCGCCGCCGGGGTCGTCACCGAGGACCTGTCCGGCGACAGCCTCGACCAGCTCTCCTATCAGCCGACCAAATCACTCGGCCAACGCCTGGCCGAAGCATCAGACCCGAACACCCCGGTGCCGGGGCCGGATCAAGCGCTGGCGGTGCTGTTCCGGCTCGGGACAATCGGGTTCAACACCGTCGTGTCGGTGGCACAGAAGGTGTTCACCCCGGCCACGATCGCCGAACTCGCGACCGTCGGCATGGCGAACCCGGTCGCAGCGATCGCCGATTTGGGCACGAAAGTCGCTGGCGCGGTGGCGGAATTGATACCGCCGCAAACCGCGCTCGGCTGGGTGGATCAAGCCTTCGACGCGATCTCGTCGACCGTCACCGACAACACCCAGCTCTACCAGCTGGCCGCCCGCACGCAGTACAGCGACACCGCCGGCCGCCAGGGCTCCTACACCAGCGTCCCCGCCACCACCAGCGGCGACCCGCCCCTGACCGCGGTCGCGGACTGGTTCACCGCCCTCGCCCACGACCTCGGCGACCGGACCGGCCAGACGAGCACCGCGCCGCTTGCGGCCTCCCCACCACCCGACAGCAGCAGCGCCACCGAGCCGAGCACGACAGACAGTCCATCACCAACAGCCCCCGACTCCTCGGCCGCTCCGATGTCGGGCACCACAGACCCCTTCGGGTGA
- a CDS encoding alpha/beta fold hydrolase yields MTVERWGAATAPATIVYVGALHSDSSLWAPVITHLHGLLAGGIAQLTYTPRDRATGAPAACVATQMRHRVDELDIVLTCAVGAVVLVTHSTGSLLAHAYAHRYPYRAAALAGLVLINGVTDRSWPASPATPVLRGVPAFVLAGGEDSRFSRAHSHWLAEMVWADYDLVPGGGHCLPRSAPEQTAAPILAALDLAYCTEITGSSDSGDRP; encoded by the coding sequence GTGACCGTCGAGCGCTGGGGGGCGGCCACCGCCCCGGCCACGATCGTGTATGTCGGTGCGCTGCACAGTGATTCGAGCCTCTGGGCCCCCGTGATCACGCATCTGCACGGCCTGCTTGCGGGCGGCATCGCGCAACTGACCTACACCCCGCGCGACCGCGCCACCGGTGCGCCTGCCGCCTGCGTGGCGACACAGATGAGGCACCGGGTGGATGAGCTGGATATAGTGCTGACCTGCGCGGTCGGCGCGGTTGTGCTGGTCACTCACTCGACCGGGTCACTGCTCGCGCACGCCTACGCGCACCGCTACCCGTATCGCGCTGCCGCGCTGGCAGGACTGGTCCTGATCAACGGGGTCACCGACCGATCGTGGCCCGCCAGCCCGGCCACGCCAGTGCTGCGCGGTGTCCCGGCATTCGTCCTCGCCGGGGGTGAGGACAGCAGGTTCTCGCGGGCGCACTCGCATTGGCTGGCCGAAATGGTGTGGGCCGACTACGACCTGGTCCCCGGCGGCGGGCACTGCCTGCCCCGCTCGGCCCCCGAACAGACCGCCGCACCGATCCTGGCGGCCTTGGACCTCGCCTATTGCACCGAGATCACCGGCAGCAGCGACAGCGGAGATCGGCCGTGA